A DNA window from Brassica napus cultivar Da-Ae chromosome C1, Da-Ae, whole genome shotgun sequence contains the following coding sequences:
- the LOC106434995 gene encoding pheophorbidase gives MGGGDGGDDSVLHFVFVHGASHGAWCWYKLTTLLDAAGFKATSVDLTGAGINLTDSNTVVDFEHYNRPLFSLLSDLPPHHKIILVGHSIGGGSVTEALCKFTDKISMVVYLAADMVQPGSTSSPHDSTMAVGEEDIWEFTYGEGDDKPPTGMLMKEEFRRHYYYSQSPLEDPTLACKLLRPAPLRALNGADKLAPNPEAEKVPRVYIKTAKDNLFDPLRQDRVVEKWPPSQLYILEESDHSAFFSVPTTLFAYLLRAVSFLQL, from the exons ATGGGAGGAGGAGACGGCGGTGACGACTCCGTACTTCACTTTGTATTTGTACATGGAGCCAGCCACGGTGCTTGGTGTTGGTATAAACTCACCACTCTTCTTGACGCCGCCGGATTCAAAGCCACCTCTGTCGACCTCACCGGAGCTGGCATCAACCTCACCGACTCTAACACCGTCGTCGACTTCGAACACTATAACcgtcctctcttctctctcctgTCAGATCTCCCTCCTCACCACAAGATCATACTCGTGGGACATAGCATCGGCGGAGGAAGTGTCACTGAAGCTCTATGCAAGTTCACAGACAAAATCTCCATGGTCGTTTACCTCGCGGCTGACATGGTTCAACCCGGATCCACCTCTTCTCCTCATGACTCAACC ATGGCTGTGGGAGAAGAAGACATATGGGAGTTCACATACGGTGAAGGCGATGATAAGCCACCCACTGGCATGCTCATGAAGGAGGAGTTTAGACGCCATTATTACTATAGCCAAAGCCCTCTTGAG GATCCAACTTTGGCATGTAAGCTATTACGACCAGCTCCACTTAGGGCTTTGAACGGTGCTGATAAGCTGGCTCCAAATCCTGAAGCCGAGAAAGTTCCTCGAGTTTACATCAAGACTGCTAAGGATAACTTATTTGACCCTCTGCGCCAAGACCGTGTAGTGGAGAAGTGGCCACCATCTCAGTTGTATATCTTGGAGGAGAGTGATCACTCTGCTTTTTTCTCTGTCCCGACTACCTTATTCGCTTATCTTCTCCGTGCTGTATCTTTTCTTCAACTATAA
- the LOC106434991 gene encoding VAN3-binding protein isoform X1 → MDKECTLTLFPYGLQEVAEVEEIEEDNDNESMTLSSVPENETSECSSSPETYPPIPPRPKTPREPMEFLCRSWSSSTSEISLALSSQKSNKQLNKTHTLSELAGVTSPAPAPLPPPLRAEKPASVVHARRTSAIGKWFHHRDFVGGKVSGISKRDKSRYENAHLHTAVSIASLATAIAAVTASGNQDGALMESKMSSALASASELLASHCVELAELSGAGHDRVVTAVRSAVDVRGPGDLLTLTAAAATALRGEAALRTRLPKEAKNNAAISPCERALPETHDCSSELDSASTTTEEQASAQGVEESDLKCNGELMQCTRNGVLRWKHMKVYINKKSQVVVEIKSKHVRGAFSMKSKGSSHQITLLSLHAHYNLNPMTAGIVNDVCETVTGLQSVKETENAEEKELYFGISTGKGLTKFKCKSKADKQTWVDSIRNLLHRVTAVETINTSLETTNIGDST, encoded by the exons ATGGATAAGGAGTGCACGTTAACCTTGTTTCCATATGGACTACAAGAAGTAGCAGAGGTCGAAGAGATCGAGGAAGACAACGATAACGAGAGCATGACTTTGTCGTCGGTGCCAGAAAATGAGACGTCAGAGTGTTCATCGTCTCCAGAGACGTATCCACCGATCCCTCCTCGGCCTAAAACTCCGAGAGAGCCGATGGAGTTTCTATGCAGATCATGGAGCAGTTCTACGTCTGAGATCTCTCTAGCTTTATCCTCTCAGAAATCTAATAAACAACTCAACAAAACCCATACACTTTCTGAGTTGGCCGGCGTCACCTCGCCGGCTCCGGCACCACTACCACCGCCTCTACGC GCAGAAAAACCGGCGAGCGTGGTTCACGCGAGGCGAACAAGTGCCATCGGAAAATGGTTCCACCACCGAGATTTTGTCGGCGGGAAGGTTTCCGGCATAAGTAAGAGAGATAAATCTCGATATGAGAACGCTCATCTTCACACCGCCGTGTCCATCGCGTCTCTCGCGACGGCCATAGCCGCCGTAACCGCTTCGGGAAACCAAGACGGCGCCTTGATGGAATCAAAGATGAGCTCAGCGCTGGCCTCGGCATCAGAGCTGTTAGCTTCTCACTGCGTCGAATTAGCAGAGCTCTCCGGCGCCGGCCACGATCGCGTCGTTACTGCTGTCCGATCCGCCGTAGATGTTCGAGGACCGGGAGATTTGCTGACTCTAACTGCTGCAGCCGCAACAG CATTGAGAGGAGAAGCCGCTTTAAGGACAAGACTACCAAAGGAAGCTAAGAACAACGCAGCTATAAGCCCTTGCGAAAGGGCTTTACCAGAGACTCATGATTGCTCTTCTGAGCTGGATTCCGCAAGCACAACCACTGAGGAACAGGCATCTGCACAGGGAGTAGAAGAATCAGATTTGAAATGTAACGGAGAGCTAATGCAGTGCACACGAAATG GAGTTTTGCGGTGGAAGCATATGAAAGTGTACATCAACAAGAAATCGCAG GTTGTAGTAGAAATCAAAAGCAAACATGTTAGAGGAGCCTTCTCCATGAAAAGCAAAGGTAGTTCACATCAGATAACTCTTCTTTCTCTCCATGCTCATTACAATCTAAATCCAATGACCGCAGGTATTGTGAATGATGTATGCGAGACGGTCACAGGCCTGCAAAGTGTAAAAGAAACAGAAAACGCAGAAGAAAAAGAGCTCTATTTTGGAATAAGCACAGGCAAAGGTCTAACGAAGTTCAAGTGCAAGAGCAAGGCTGATAAGCAGACATGGGTGGATAGCATCCGGAATCTTCTCCATCGAGTCACTGCTGTCGAGACTATTAACACTTCCCTTGAAACTACAAACATTGGCGATAGTACATAA
- the LOC106434989 gene encoding probable pre-mRNA-splicing factor ATP-dependent RNA helicase DEAH8, translating into MNDMEMHSKVEVRSSSVVDMDLDVIEETVDRSVSEEKPSLRSVSVKFKLNIAKKSFRKRSREESEKVEDEEEEDGKVLGNYEIARLREESRREYLKKRENKKVEEFKEQVEFELSRFQGVKLTEKEEIDFRYKKELYKLLNTTWDDVGYYKIPDAYDQRKRFDVARQRCGEVTRERGKTEKEAWEDHQAQKATVRFGAKDKKQVCDGYEFVFDEVASFVETSVEAEKDRGYDERRVAKDDRKMLPIYAYRDELLKLVEENQVLVIVGETGSGKTTQIPQYLQEAGYTKRGKIGCTQPRRVAAMSVASRVAQELGVKLGHQVGYSIRFEDCTSEKTVIKYMTDGMLLRELLIEPKLDSYSVIIVDEAHERTLSTDILFGLVKDLAKARPDLRLIISSATLEAKKFSEYFDSARIYMIPGRRYPVEKLFQRCPEPARLETAVRTVFQIHQREPLGDVLVFLTGQEEIETAETKLKERMKDLGSKSSEIIICPIYSNLPTELQAKVFDPAPKGTRKVVLATNIAETSLTIEGIRYVVDPGYCKINSYNPKTGMESLLETPISKASAEQRAGRSGRTGPGKCFRLYNVKDLEPTTIPEVQRANLASVVLTLKSLGIDDVFNFDFMDPPPEKSLMKALELLYALGALDGKSDITKLGERMVEFPVDPMLSKMIVGSEKYKCSAEVITIAAMLSTGSSIFYRPSRNQQYLADNARMSFYTDNAGDHIALLRVYNSWKEMNYSSQWCYENYIQSKSMRRARDIREQLAGLLKRIGVELTSNSEDLDAVKKAILAGFFPHSAKLQKDGSYRRVREPQTVYVHPSSGLFGASPKKWLVYHELVLTTKEYMRHTTEMKPEWLVEIAPHYYKLKDIEETRTKKNQSRNIRSLMLKVDTNKKAKR; encoded by the coding sequence ATGAACGATATGGAGATGCATTCGAAAGTTGAGGTACGATCATCATCGGTTGTGGATATGGATCTAGACGTAATAGAAGAAACTGTAGATAGGTCTGTCTCGGAGGAGAAACCATCTCTCCGTTCCGTCTCTGTGAAATTCAAATTGAATATCGCGAAGAAAAGTTTTAGGAAGAGAAGCAGAGAAGAATCAGAGAAAgtagaagacgaagaagaagaagacggtaAGGTTTTAGGGAATTACGAGATAGCTAGGTTAAGGGAAGAATCGAGACGAGAGTATTTGAAGAAGAGGGAGAACAAGAAGGTGGAGGAGTTTAAGGAACAGGTAGAGTTCGAGCTTTCGCGTTTCCAAGGCGTGAAGCTCACCGAGAAGGAAGAAATTGATTTTCGATACAAGAAGGAACTGTATAAGCTCTTGAACACAACGTGGGATGATGTTGGTTATTATAAGATTCCAGATGCTTATGATCAGAGGAAGAGGTTTGATGTTGCGAGGCAACGGTGTGGTGAGGTGACGAGGGAGAGAGGCAAGACGGAAAAAGAAGCTTGGGAAGATCATCAGGCTCAGAAGGCGACGGTTAGGTTTGGTGCTAAGGACAAGAAGCAAGTTTGTGATGGGTATGAGTTTGTGTTTGACGAGGTAGCAAGCTTCGTTGAGACATCTGTGGAAGCTGAGAAAGACAGAGGTTATGATGAGAGAAGAGTTGCTAAAGATGATAGGAAGATGCTTCCTATATATGCGTACAGAGATGAGTTGCTGAAACTCGTTGAAGAGAATCAGGTTCTTGTGATTGTCGGGGAGACAGGTTCGGGCAAGACAACGCAGATACCGCAGTATCTTCAAGAAGCTGGCTACACTAAGCGTGGAAAGATCGGTTGCACTCAGCCGCGGAGAGTTGCTGCGATGAGCGTTGCTTCCAGAGTAGCTCAAGAGTTAGGTGTAAAGCTAGGCCATCAAGTTGGATACTCCATAAGGTTCGAAGACTGTACTTCAGAGAAGACAGTTATCAAGTACATGACTGATGGGATGCTGTTGCGAGAGCTTCTCATTGAACCGAAACTCGATAGCTATAGTGTCATCATAGTCGATGAGGCTCACGAAAGAACATTGTCCACTGATATTCTCTTTGGATTAGTGAAGGATTTAGCAAAGGCTAGGCCTGACCTGAGGCTGATCATCTCCAGCGCAACGCTTGAAGCTAAAAAGTTCTCTGAGTATTTTGATTCGGCTAGGATCTACATGATCCCGGGAAGAAGATATCCAGTTGAGAAGCTCTTCCAGAGATGTCCTGAGCCTGCCCGCTTGGAGACTGCGGTGCGCACTGTGTTTCAGATTCACCAGAGGGAGCCGCTCGGAGACGTTTTGGTTTTCCTCACAGGTCAAGAAGAGATTGAAACAGCGGAGACGAAGTTGAAGGAAAGGATGAAAGATTTGGGCTCAAAGAGCTCTGAGATCATTATCTGCCCCATCTACTCAAATCTCCCGACCGAACTACAAGCAAAAGTGTTTGATCCGGCTCCTAAAGGGACACGGAAAGTTGTCCTAGCGACTAATATTGCAGAAACATCGTTAACCATTGAAGGGATTAGATACGTGGTTGATCCAGGATACTGCAAGATCAACTCATACAACCCAAAAACCGGAATGGAATCACTTCTCGAAACTCCCATCTCAAAAGCTTCCGCAGAGCAACGAGCTGGCCGGTCCGGAAGGACCGGTCCGGGGAAGTGTTTCAGGCTGTACAACGTCAAGGACTTGGAGCCCACAACGATACCCGAAGTGCAAAGAGCCAACCTTGCAAGCGTTGTACTTACTCTGAAGAGTCTTGGCATCGATGATGTCTTCAACTTCGACTTCATGGATCCTCCACCTGAGAAGTCTCTAATGAAGGCTCTAGAGCTGCTCTACGCTCTTGGCGCTTTGGATGGAAAAAGTGATATTACTAAGCTGGGAGAGAGGATGGTTGAGTTTCCCGTTGATCCAATGCTGTCAAAGATGATTGTTGGTTCGGAGAAGTACAAGTGCTCGGCTGAGGTCATCACTATAGCTGCCATGTTGTCTACAGGGAGCTCCATCTTTTACAGACCTAGCAGGAACCAACAGTATCTCGCAGACAATGCACGGATGAGTTTCTACACTGATAACGCCGGCGACCACATTGCCTTGTTGAGGGTTTACAACTCGTGGAAGGAGATGAACTACTCGAGCCAATGGTGCTACGAGAACTACATTCAGAGCAAGAGTATGAGGAGAGCTAGAGATATACGTGAACAGCTTGCTGGGCTTTTAAAGAGGATTGGAGTGGAACTGACTTCGAACTCTGAGGATCTAGACGCGGTTAAGAAGGCGATACTGGCGGGTTTCTTTCCTCATTCCGCAAAGTTGCAGAAGGATGGATCGTACAGAAGAGTGAGGGAGCCTCAGACGGTTTATGTGCATCCTAGCTCAGGGTTGTTTGGGGCGTCGCCTAAGAAGTGGTTGGTGTATCATGAGCTAGTACTTACTACCAAGGAGTATATGAGGCATACAACTGAGATGAAGCCGGAGTGGCTTGTTGAAATAGCTCCACATTACTACAAGCTTAAAGACATTGAAGAGACTCGGACAAAGAAGAATCAGAGCAGAAACATAAGATCTCTCATGTTGAAGGTTGATACTAACAAGAAAGCTAAGAGGTAA
- the LOC106434991 gene encoding VAN3-binding protein isoform X2 — MDKECTLTLFPYGLQEVAEVEEIEEDNDNESMTLSSVPENETSECSSSPETYPPIPPRPKTPREPMEFLCRSWSSSTSEISLALSSQKSNKQLNKTHTLSELAGVTSPAPAPLPPPLRAEKPASVVHARRTSAIGKWFHHRDFVGGKVSGISKRDKSRYENAHLHTAVSIASLATAIAAVTASGNQDGALMESKMSSALASASELLASHCVELAELSGAGHDRVVTAVRSAVDVRGPGDLLTLTAAAATALRGEAALRTRLPKEAKNNAAISPCERALPETHDCSSELDSASTTTEEQASAQGVEESDLKCNGELMQCTRNGVLRWKHMKVYINKKSQVVVEIKSKHVRGAFSMKSKGIVNDVCETVTGLQSVKETENAEEKELYFGISTGKGLTKFKCKSKADKQTWVDSIRNLLHRVTAVETINTSLETTNIGDST; from the exons ATGGATAAGGAGTGCACGTTAACCTTGTTTCCATATGGACTACAAGAAGTAGCAGAGGTCGAAGAGATCGAGGAAGACAACGATAACGAGAGCATGACTTTGTCGTCGGTGCCAGAAAATGAGACGTCAGAGTGTTCATCGTCTCCAGAGACGTATCCACCGATCCCTCCTCGGCCTAAAACTCCGAGAGAGCCGATGGAGTTTCTATGCAGATCATGGAGCAGTTCTACGTCTGAGATCTCTCTAGCTTTATCCTCTCAGAAATCTAATAAACAACTCAACAAAACCCATACACTTTCTGAGTTGGCCGGCGTCACCTCGCCGGCTCCGGCACCACTACCACCGCCTCTACGC GCAGAAAAACCGGCGAGCGTGGTTCACGCGAGGCGAACAAGTGCCATCGGAAAATGGTTCCACCACCGAGATTTTGTCGGCGGGAAGGTTTCCGGCATAAGTAAGAGAGATAAATCTCGATATGAGAACGCTCATCTTCACACCGCCGTGTCCATCGCGTCTCTCGCGACGGCCATAGCCGCCGTAACCGCTTCGGGAAACCAAGACGGCGCCTTGATGGAATCAAAGATGAGCTCAGCGCTGGCCTCGGCATCAGAGCTGTTAGCTTCTCACTGCGTCGAATTAGCAGAGCTCTCCGGCGCCGGCCACGATCGCGTCGTTACTGCTGTCCGATCCGCCGTAGATGTTCGAGGACCGGGAGATTTGCTGACTCTAACTGCTGCAGCCGCAACAG CATTGAGAGGAGAAGCCGCTTTAAGGACAAGACTACCAAAGGAAGCTAAGAACAACGCAGCTATAAGCCCTTGCGAAAGGGCTTTACCAGAGACTCATGATTGCTCTTCTGAGCTGGATTCCGCAAGCACAACCACTGAGGAACAGGCATCTGCACAGGGAGTAGAAGAATCAGATTTGAAATGTAACGGAGAGCTAATGCAGTGCACACGAAATG GAGTTTTGCGGTGGAAGCATATGAAAGTGTACATCAACAAGAAATCGCAG GTTGTAGTAGAAATCAAAAGCAAACATGTTAGAGGAGCCTTCTCCATGAAAAGCAAAG GTATTGTGAATGATGTATGCGAGACGGTCACAGGCCTGCAAAGTGTAAAAGAAACAGAAAACGCAGAAGAAAAAGAGCTCTATTTTGGAATAAGCACAGGCAAAGGTCTAACGAAGTTCAAGTGCAAGAGCAAGGCTGATAAGCAGACATGGGTGGATAGCATCCGGAATCTTCTCCATCGAGTCACTGCTGTCGAGACTATTAACACTTCCCTTGAAACTACAAACATTGGCGATAGTACATAA